The Halobacterium litoreum genome includes a region encoding these proteins:
- the artA gene encoding archaeosortase A: MTAVTDALAWFVVGAFGTSALLQGQSRQWSRYLAVTAWVLFAAFWGLLTPHFAFTQQSIIEGVLAAAAVPACLYTAYLVGAGKRNPETLTRAVAIMGLLYLPFQTIEVLRQFMIETVAQQGEWVMAQLGYYPPIVDGDHGYHAKYVFLGENQVTGEAGHRFTTTVLLACTGVGSMSIVGGLALAVDAPLRRRLLAVAITFPIIYGLNIVRVVFIAIAHGEQWFAGGVVESLVDMMFGSPSPNMVSYLFADRVLAQSLSVVVLVVLTLALLRIIPELGGVIEDVLYIATGKEYDVTARFAQ; encoded by the coding sequence ATGACGGCCGTGACTGACGCGCTCGCGTGGTTCGTCGTCGGGGCGTTCGGGACGAGCGCGCTCCTGCAGGGACAGTCGCGGCAGTGGAGTCGATACCTCGCAGTCACTGCGTGGGTGTTGTTCGCGGCGTTCTGGGGGTTGTTGACGCCGCATTTCGCGTTCACTCAGCAGAGCATCATCGAGGGCGTGCTGGCGGCGGCGGCAGTACCCGCGTGCCTGTACACGGCGTACCTCGTCGGCGCGGGGAAGCGCAACCCCGAGACGTTGACGCGCGCGGTCGCCATCATGGGGTTGCTGTACTTGCCGTTCCAGACCATCGAGGTGCTGCGCCAGTTCATGATCGAGACGGTCGCCCAGCAGGGCGAGTGGGTGATGGCGCAACTCGGCTACTATCCGCCCATCGTGGACGGCGACCACGGCTACCACGCGAAGTACGTGTTCCTCGGCGAGAATCAGGTGACTGGGGAGGCCGGCCACCGGTTCACGACGACGGTGCTGTTGGCGTGTACGGGCGTCGGGAGCATGTCCATCGTCGGCGGGCTGGCGCTCGCCGTCGACGCGCCGCTGCGGCGTCGGCTGCTGGCGGTCGCGATTACGTTCCCCATCATCTACGGGCTGAACATCGTGCGCGTGGTGTTCATCGCCATCGCGCACGGCGAGCAGTGGTTCGCGGGCGGCGTCGTGGAGTCACTCGTAGACATGATGTTCGGGTCGCCGAGCCCGAACATGGTGTCGTACCTGTTCGCGGACCGCGTGCTCGCACAGTCGCTTTCCGTCGTCGTGCTCGTGGTGTTGACGCTCGCGCTCCTGCGCATCATCCCCGAGTTGGGGGGCGTCATCGAGGACGTGTTGTACATCGCGACGGGGAAAGAGTACGACGTGACAGCGCGGTTCGCGCAGTAG